The following proteins come from a genomic window of Candidatus Bathyarchaeota archaeon:
- a CDS encoding aconitase X catalytic domain-containing protein: MYLSKTEEKILDGEYGEAKALALKLIVALGEVFKAKKLISIENAQIAGISYKTIGDAGLEFISDLYSKNAKFIVPTTLNPAGMDLEKWREIGIPEDFAEKQLKIIFFLESMGAKKTCTCTPYLIGIKPKYNSHLAWAESSAVIFANSVFGAKTNREGGPSALASAIVGKTAMYGMHLKNERQPTHIVKVETSIINELEFSLLGYVIGEKISKGVPFINKFKGRVNLDALKALGAGIATSSGISLFHLEGATPEAKHLKKNSLKGLEKVTIEKKDIEDAKEKLSIEDYSTHILLGCPHLSFNELKKIANLVEGKSLTKNLWCFTSRKIYEKAEKKGFIKKIENAGGKVIRDTCMVVAPLENIGVLNAQVNSSKAAYYLTSLSNIKVNLKPLEEI; the protein is encoded by the coding sequence TTGTACCTATCTAAAACTGAGGAAAAAATACTTGATGGCGAATATGGTGAAGCTAAAGCTTTAGCTTTAAAACTGATAGTTGCTTTAGGAGAAGTTTTTAAAGCTAAAAAATTAATTTCAATTGAAAACGCTCAAATTGCCGGTATCTCCTATAAAACTATAGGGGATGCTGGATTAGAATTCATAAGTGATTTATATAGTAAAAATGCTAAATTTATTGTTCCAACAACATTAAATCCTGCTGGAATGGATCTTGAAAAATGGAGAGAAATAGGTATTCCTGAAGATTTTGCTGAAAAACAATTAAAAATAATTTTTTTTCTAGAAAGCATGGGTGCTAAAAAAACTTGTACATGCACACCGTACTTAATTGGAATTAAACCAAAATACAATAGTCATTTAGCTTGGGCAGAATCTTCAGCAGTTATATTTGCTAATTCTGTTTTTGGAGCTAAAACAAATAGAGAGGGGGGTCCATCCGCGTTAGCAAGCGCTATCGTAGGAAAAACAGCTATGTATGGAATGCATTTAAAAAATGAAAGACAACCAACTCATATTGTTAAAGTTGAAACATCAATTATTAATGAGCTTGAATTCAGTTTATTAGGATATGTTATTGGAGAAAAAATTTCTAAAGGTGTACCTTTTATTAATAAATTTAAAGGAAGAGTAAATTTAGATGCTTTAAAAGCTTTAGGAGCAGGGATAGCTACTTCAAGTGGGATCTCATTATTTCATTTAGAAGGCGCCACTCCAGAAGCTAAACATTTAAAAAAGAATTCTTTAAAAGGTTTAGAAAAAGTAACCATAGAAAAGAAAGATATTGAAGATGCTAAGGAAAAATTAAGCATAGAAGATTACTCAACGCATATTCTTTTAGGATGCCCACATTTAAGCTTTAATGAACTAAAGAAAATAGCAAACCTTGTTGAAGGGAAAAGTTTAACAAAAAACCTTTGGTGTTTTACTTCAAGAAAAATTTATGAAAAAGCTGAAAAAAAAGGTTTTATAAAAAAAATAGAAAACGCTGGCGGGAAAGTTATAAGAGATACATGCATGGTTGTAGCACCATTAGAAAACATAGGTGTTTTAAATGCTCAAGTAAATTCTAGTAAAGCAGCTTACTATTTAACTTCATTATCGAACATTAAAGTTAACTTAAAACCTTTAGAGGAGATTTAA
- a CDS encoding DUF126 domain-containing protein, giving the protein MKLKGRGVVEGFGKGKALVAKSPISFLGGVNPLNGLVTDKNHELYGKTITGKILVFPFGKGSTVGSYTLYALSKNGTKPAAIINIETEPIIAVGCVIAKIPLVDKLEKNPIEVIKNGDLVEVYGEKGIVIVHKTKTQDCLN; this is encoded by the coding sequence ATAAAACTTAAAGGTAGAGGAGTAGTAGAGGGCTTTGGAAAAGGAAAAGCTTTAGTTGCTAAATCACCAATATCTTTTCTTGGAGGCGTAAACCCCTTAAACGGTTTAGTTACAGATAAAAACCATGAATTGTATGGAAAAACTATAACAGGCAAAATTTTAGTTTTTCCATTTGGTAAAGGAAGTACTGTTGGTTCATACACGCTTTACGCTTTATCGAAAAATGGTACTAAACCCGCCGCTATAATAAATATCGAAACAGAACCAATTATAGCTGTTGGATGCGTTATTGCTAAAATACCTTTAGTAGATAAACTAGAGAAGAATCCTATTGAAGTTATTAAAAATGGAGATTTAGTTGAAGTTTATGGAGAAAAAGGTATTGTAATAGTACATAAAACGAAAACGCAAGATTGTTTAAACTGA
- a CDS encoding Lrp/AsnC ligand binding domain-containing protein has product MISACVLIRTERGRFNEVAEKMKTFEGVKDVFTVFGRYDVVVDLEALDLESLTKTAFKMGNIAGVVFTETLIEAKI; this is encoded by the coding sequence TTGATTTCAGCTTGCGTTTTAATTAGAACAGAACGGGGTAGATTTAATGAAGTAGCAGAAAAAATGAAAACATTTGAAGGCGTTAAAGATGTTTTTACAGTTTTTGGAAGGTATGATGTGGTTGTAGATTTAGAGGCTTTAGATCTAGAAAGCTTAACTAAAACAGCTTTTAAAATGGGGAATATAGCCGGAGTAGTATTTACAGAAACTTTAATTGAAGCCAAAATTTAA
- a CDS encoding Lrp/AsnC ligand binding domain-containing protein, whose translation MPKACILIKAVPPKAPNILKQVKNIENVKKAYIAFGRWDIVTFLTVTNYNQLKEITQKINSLDGVRSTETLVEA comes from the coding sequence ATGCCTAAAGCTTGCATTTTAATTAAAGCTGTTCCCCCTAAAGCACCAAATATTTTAAAACAAGTTAAGAACATTGAAAACGTAAAAAAAGCTTATATTGCTTTTGGTAGATGGGATATAGTAACATTTTTAACCGTAACTAATTATAATCAATTAAAAGAAATAACTCAAAAAATAAATTCGCTTGATGGTGTTAGAAGTACAGAAACACTTGTTGAAGCTTAA
- a CDS encoding NADH-quinone oxidoreductase subunit B family protein has product MGIINWARRQSPWLLHFNTGGCNACDIEVVAALTPRFDVERFGVLLKGSPRHADIMIVTGAITGQVKSRLKRVYEQMPEPKFVVAVGTCCISGGVYRGAYNVEHGLDTVIPVDAYVYGCPPKPEAIIKAVEALQNKLKTLEAT; this is encoded by the coding sequence ATGGGGATAATTAATTGGGCTAGAAGACAAAGCCCATGGCTTCTCCATTTTAATACAGGCGGATGTAACGCTTGCGATATAGAAGTTGTAGCAGCTCTTACACCAAGATTTGATGTTGAAAGGTTTGGAGTTTTACTTAAAGGAAGCCCAAGACACGCTGATATAATGATAGTTACTGGCGCTATAACCGGTCAAGTTAAAAGTAGATTAAAAAGAGTTTATGAGCAAATGCCTGAACCTAAATTTGTTGTAGCTGTTGGAACATGTTGCATAAGCGGAGGCGTTTATAGAGGCGCTTACAATGTTGAACATGGTTTAGATACGGTTATTCCTGTTGATGCCTACGTTTACGGTTGTCCACCTAAACCTGAAGCAATAATCAAAGCTGTTGAAGCTTTACAAAATAAACTTAAAACTCTTGAAGCAACCTAG
- a CDS encoding nickel-dependent hydrogenase large subunit: MSIKIPIGPQHPALKEPENFTFTLDGEYVVKVEARIGYMHKGIEKLMETKNYIQNIPLVERICGICNVAHTICYAQNVEYLYEKPIPRRAEFIRVIIEELNRIHSHLLWIGIAAHLVGFDSFFMYTWRDREVVMDLIELLTGNRVSTALMTIGGVRRDIDDNKAYKLRKGLDILEERTKYYKKIAEDEKSLLVRLRDVGRLTPAEAIKHSAVGPTIRASNIKVDVRADDPYAAHDEVPFNIITYDTCDVFGRLMVRIDETLESINMVRYCLDHMPSGPIRIRLPNAPPPGESVSRVEAPRGEDIHYVKSNGTDKPYRYKVRAPTLGNLSALIEMLTSKGDYLVHIADIPVVLGGIDPCMCCMDRSVKFIDPAKGKEWSLSWEQLKLYAKKKWEKEV; encoded by the coding sequence ATGAGTATAAAAATTCCGATTGGACCTCAACACCCAGCTTTAAAAGAACCTGAAAACTTCACTTTTACTTTAGATGGCGAATATGTAGTTAAAGTTGAAGCTCGAATAGGTTATATGCATAAAGGTATTGAAAAATTAATGGAAACAAAAAATTATATTCAAAATATTCCACTAGTAGAAAGAATATGCGGAATATGTAATGTAGCCCATACCATATGTTATGCTCAAAATGTTGAATATCTTTATGAAAAACCAATTCCAAGAAGAGCTGAATTCATTAGAGTTATAATTGAGGAATTAAATAGAATTCATAGCCACCTTTTATGGATTGGAATTGCAGCGCACCTTGTTGGTTTTGACTCCTTCTTTATGTACACTTGGCGGGATAGAGAAGTAGTTATGGATTTAATTGAGCTTTTAACGGGAAATAGAGTTAGCACAGCATTAATGACTATAGGTGGAGTTAGACGTGATATAGACGATAATAAAGCATATAAACTTCGTAAAGGACTAGATATACTTGAGGAGCGAACAAAATACTATAAGAAAATAGCTGAAGATGAAAAAAGTTTACTTGTTAGGTTAAGGGACGTGGGAAGATTAACACCAGCTGAAGCAATTAAACATTCAGCTGTTGGCCCAACAATTAGAGCTTCAAACATTAAAGTTGATGTAAGAGCTGACGACCCATATGCAGCTCATGATGAAGTACCATTTAACATAATAACCTATGATACTTGTGATGTTTTTGGGCGATTAATGGTTAGAATAGATGAAACATTAGAATCTATTAATATGGTTCGATACTGTTTAGATCACATGCCTAGTGGACCTATTAGGATTAGATTACCTAATGCTCCTCCACCTGGAGAATCTGTAAGCAGAGTTGAAGCGCCTAGAGGGGAAGACATTCATTATGTAAAATCTAACGGAACAGATAAACCATACAGATATAAAGTGAGAGCACCCACTCTTGGAAATCTTTCAGCTTTAATTGAAATGTTAACCTCTAAAGGAGATTATTTAGTGCATATTGCAGACATTCCTGTTGTCTTAGGCGGGATTGATCCATGCATGTGTTGCATGGATCGTTCAGTAAAGTTTATTGATCCAGCAAAAGGAAAAGAGTGGAGCTTAAGTTGGGAGCAACTTAAGCTTTATGCTAAGAAAAAATGGGAAAAGGAGGTTTAA
- a CDS encoding 4Fe-4S binding protein → MSITPLLLKHIFKKRATILYPFKEREKVHLPKGFRGELTFYREKCIGCGLCFRACPSETIEMSTDEKGKRPIFYLDRCTRCQQCEEVCPTKAIELTQNFETVYFDRKTTVIK, encoded by the coding sequence ATGTCAATAACTCCTCTTCTTCTTAAACATATATTTAAAAAAAGAGCAACAATTCTTTACCCATTTAAGGAGAGAGAAAAAGTTCATTTACCAAAAGGTTTTAGAGGAGAATTAACTTTTTATAGAGAAAAATGTATTGGGTGCGGGTTATGCTTTAGAGCATGCCCATCAGAAACGATAGAAATGAGTACTGATGAAAAAGGAAAAAGACCAATATTTTATCTTGATAGATGCACTAGATGTCAACAATGTGAAGAAGTATGCCCAACTAAAGCTATAGAATTAACCCAAAACTTTGAAACCGTTTACTTTGATAGAAAAACTACTGTAATAAAATAG
- a CDS encoding Coenzyme F420 hydrogenase/dehydrogenase, beta subunit C-terminal domain, protein MPEKPKIFGTLNIEVINTGLCMYCGTCIASCPVNVIAYSDEEKPILKGICFLCELCYYGCPRVELPINEIEMKIFGRERTQEERVLGIFKAAYAAKTLDPEILKVCQDGGVATTLLLQALEDKIVDYAIVTGIDEKKPWKPAPLIAFRKEELLKTAGSKYSPGGSVGAVGDAWIGYPEAKFAYVGMPCQIDGIRRMQTSPKGNNKLGEKVKFTIGLFCFESYRYSRLFEEHIQKQHGIDLNKITKVDIKNNILKLYEGDKIVYEEHVKNLKEFIVSGCNKCQDFTGELADISIGSVGTPEKWCAVLIRTEIGEKIFKKACETGKLEYKPLDEAGLKLIAKISEKKKQREAPYIKFVITEKV, encoded by the coding sequence TTGCCTGAAAAACCAAAAATATTTGGAACATTAAATATTGAAGTTATTAATACCGGTTTATGTATGTATTGCGGTACGTGCATAGCTTCATGCCCAGTTAATGTTATAGCTTATTCTGATGAAGAAAAACCTATTTTAAAGGGAATATGTTTTCTATGTGAGCTTTGCTACTACGGCTGTCCAAGAGTTGAATTACCAATAAATGAAATTGAAATGAAAATTTTTGGTCGAGAAAGAACTCAAGAAGAAAGAGTTTTAGGAATATTTAAAGCAGCTTATGCAGCTAAAACTTTGGATCCAGAAATTTTAAAAGTGTGTCAAGATGGAGGCGTAGCTACAACACTTTTACTTCAAGCTTTAGAAGATAAAATTGTAGATTATGCTATAGTAACTGGGATAGATGAAAAGAAACCATGGAAACCCGCTCCATTAATTGCTTTTAGAAAAGAAGAATTATTAAAAACGGCTGGATCAAAATATTCACCTGGGGGAAGTGTTGGCGCGGTAGGCGATGCATGGATTGGATACCCTGAAGCAAAATTTGCTTATGTAGGAATGCCATGCCAAATAGATGGTATAAGAAGAATGCAAACATCTCCAAAAGGAAATAATAAACTCGGAGAAAAAGTTAAATTTACAATAGGGCTATTTTGCTTTGAAAGCTATCGATACTCCAGACTTTTTGAAGAGCATATTCAGAAACAGCATGGAATAGATTTAAACAAAATAACAAAAGTCGATATAAAAAACAATATTTTAAAACTTTATGAAGGAGATAAAATAGTTTATGAGGAGCATGTAAAAAACCTTAAAGAATTCATTGTTTCAGGATGCAATAAATGCCAAGACTTCACAGGTGAATTAGCTGATATATCTATCGGTTCTGTTGGAACGCCTGAAAAATGGTGTGCAGTACTTATTAGAACGGAGATCGGAGAAAAAATCTTTAAAAAAGCATGTGAAACAGGTAAACTTGAATATAAACCATTAGATGAAGCAGGATTAAAACTTATAGCTAAGATTTCAGAAAAGAAAAAACAAAGAGAAGCTCCATATATAAAATTCGTTATAACAGAAAAGGTTTAG
- a CDS encoding phosphohydrolase: protein MMRHCPGIKTLIEPKIITRTCPACGGEVEFFSDEIETQCPECGRPLHIEATPSCVVWCQYAFQCIADLKNRNLISSLRAEELEKIAKKAREKS from the coding sequence TTGATGAGGCATTGTCCAGGGATTAAAACGCTTATAGAGCCAAAAATAATTACTCGTACATGCCCTGCTTGCGGAGGTGAAGTTGAATTTTTTAGTGATGAAATTGAAACTCAATGTCCTGAATGCGGACGTCCACTTCATATAGAAGCTACACCTTCATGCGTTGTTTGGTGTCAATACGCTTTTCAATGTATAGCTGACTTAAAAAATAGAAATCTTATTTCATCTTTAAGAGCTGAAGAACTTGAAAAAATAGCTAAAAAAGCAAGAGAAAAATCTTAA
- a CDS encoding triphosphoribosyl-dephospho-CoA synthase, whose product MLFKIFKFLLYHLTFKIVGVLKIFKNEDYIAQSLQLAMLLEVSAYPKPGNVHRTRDFLDTKFEHFLASAVALNPCWRKAAYKGFLISLGKLDFSNLNIGELIKEGVEKVKEWHHGGNTSLGTIMLLMPIAVAAGKTFMDENFNFNEKTLRENLKLIVESSTFIDAINVYKAINLVKPGGLGETRFLDVKKESSINEIIEKKIPLFEILKYSSSYDSISFEWVKNYKITFELGLPFFIKELIEVKDLNVAIVNTYLKVLSEVYDTLIIRKMGLKYAIEVSNRAKEALKAGGLKTIEGRKLVFKLDEDLAKYNSKLNPGATADIISSILAVAILKGVKP is encoded by the coding sequence TTGCTTTTCAAAATTTTTAAATTTTTACTTTATCACTTAACATTTAAAATAGTGGGGGTTTTAAAGATTTTCAAAAATGAAGATTATATAGCTCAAAGTCTTCAATTAGCTATGCTTTTAGAAGTAAGCGCTTATCCTAAACCTGGTAATGTGCATAGAACTCGAGATTTTCTTGATACAAAATTTGAACATTTTCTTGCTTCAGCAGTAGCTTTAAATCCTTGTTGGCGTAAAGCAGCCTACAAAGGATTTTTAATCTCTTTAGGGAAACTAGATTTTTCTAATTTAAATATTGGAGAATTAATTAAAGAGGGAGTTGAAAAAGTAAAAGAGTGGCATCATGGAGGGAATACAAGTTTAGGAACAATTATGCTTTTAATGCCTATAGCGGTTGCTGCAGGAAAAACATTTATGGATGAAAACTTTAATTTTAACGAAAAAACATTAAGGGAAAACTTAAAGCTTATAGTTGAGTCATCAACATTCATAGATGCTATAAATGTTTATAAAGCTATAAACCTAGTTAAACCAGGCGGACTTGGAGAAACAAGGTTTTTGGATGTAAAAAAGGAATCTTCAATAAATGAGATAATAGAAAAGAAAATACCACTTTTTGAAATATTAAAGTATTCTTCAAGTTATGACTCTATTTCTTTTGAGTGGGTTAAAAACTACAAAATTACATTTGAGTTAGGTTTGCCTTTTTTTATAAAAGAGTTAATTGAAGTTAAAGATTTAAATGTTGCAATAGTTAATACTTATCTTAAAGTTTTATCTGAAGTTTATGATACTTTAATAATCAGAAAAATGGGTTTAAAATATGCAATTGAAGTTTCTAATAGAGCTAAGGAAGCTCTTAAAGCTGGTGGATTAAAAACAATCGAAGGAAGAAAACTTGTATTTAAGCTTGATGAAGATTTAGCTAAGTATAACAGTAAACTTAATCCAGGTGCAACTGCAGATATAATTTCTTCAATTTTAGCTGTAGCAATTTTAAAAGGTGTTAAACCTTAA
- a CDS encoding coenzyme F420-0:L-glutamate ligase — MKFRTVAIKCQYWRPHCNLLNEINKEIKKIKHLIKDGDIFVFSEKALSTALGLIIDESKIKPSFSARFLAKFWMRKIWGFILGPLCRLNQKNLFYLRNYPIKEGSCHKQLAINYAGLIQAFKVWSEGGIDVTNLPYTYASLPLRNPEEIAEKILKFLELELNKKISILIVDSDKTFSLKNIHFSSRKTCFKGLINLGPLAYVIGRIFKLKARSTPIAFKGAKLNLEELLQIAAVSNKARKFGAGKTIWDASERFKTGLTNITWEMLEKIPHYPIVLVKRVKV; from the coding sequence ATGAAATTTCGTACAGTTGCTATTAAATGTCAATACTGGCGTCCACATTGCAATCTCCTAAATGAAATTAATAAAGAAATCAAGAAAATTAAGCATTTAATTAAGGATGGAGATATTTTTGTTTTTTCAGAAAAAGCTTTATCAACTGCTTTAGGTTTAATTATTGATGAAAGTAAAATTAAACCAAGTTTTTCAGCTAGATTTTTAGCTAAATTCTGGATGAGAAAAATTTGGGGTTTTATTCTTGGTCCTTTATGTAGATTAAACCAAAAAAACCTTTTTTATTTACGAAATTACCCAATTAAAGAAGGATCATGCCATAAACAACTTGCTATAAATTACGCTGGATTAATTCAAGCTTTTAAAGTTTGGTCTGAAGGAGGTATAGATGTAACTAATTTACCTTATACTTATGCTTCTTTACCATTAAGAAATCCTGAAGAAATAGCTGAAAAAATACTTAAATTTTTGGAATTAGAATTAAATAAAAAAATCTCTATTCTTATAGTGGATTCAGATAAAACATTTTCCTTAAAAAATATCCATTTTTCCTCAAGAAAAACTTGTTTTAAAGGTTTAATCAATTTGGGGCCGCTCGCTTATGTTATTGGAAGAATTTTTAAATTAAAAGCTAGATCAACACCTATAGCTTTTAAAGGGGCTAAATTAAACTTAGAAGAACTTCTTCAAATAGCGGCAGTTTCAAATAAAGCTAGAAAATTTGGAGCTGGAAAAACTATTTGGGATGCTTCTGAGCGCTTTAAAACAGGATTAACAAATATAACATGGGAGATGCTTGAGAAAATTCCTCATTACCCAATCGTTTTAGTTAAGAGAGTTAAGGTTTAA
- a CDS encoding CoA-binding protein, with protein MVSEILKVLSRKPTVAIVGLSRNPEKYSYRVATYLKENGFKIIPVNPNAEEILNEKSYESLLKIPLELQKEIEIINVFRSPEAVLEVVKEAVKLKETNENLKIFWMQPGAINEKAKEIAEKAGFKVIAGACIMVVHKKFKEKLKKLNLK; from the coding sequence ATGGTAAGTGAAATATTAAAAGTTTTAAGTCGCAAACCTACAGTAGCTATTGTAGGTTTATCTAGAAATCCTGAAAAATACAGTTATAGAGTAGCAACATATTTAAAAGAAAATGGATTTAAAATCATTCCAGTAAACCCTAATGCTGAAGAAATTCTTAATGAAAAATCTTATGAATCACTTTTAAAAATTCCTTTAGAGCTTCAAAAAGAAATTGAAATAATTAACGTTTTTAGGTCGCCTGAAGCAGTGTTAGAAGTTGTTAAAGAAGCTGTAAAACTTAAAGAAACAAATGAAAATTTAAAGATTTTTTGGATGCAACCTGGTGCAATTAATGAAAAAGCTAAAGAAATAGCTGAAAAAGCAGGTTTTAAAGTCATAGCTGGAGCATGTATAATGGTTGTGCATAAAAAATTTAAAGAAAAATTAAAAAAATTAAATTTAAAATAG
- a CDS encoding class I SAM-dependent methyltransferase family protein: MRKNRILATVAEKVLSKEEANTIIKGMDIIGDIAILKIPSNLEGKETIIAEALLKEAPYIKTVFMQTAPTKGDYRLKELKWLAGEKKSVTIHKEYGCLFKVDVQKAFFSPRLSFERKRIAEFVKNNPVNSNETIINLFAGVGCFSILIAKFNPLVKVFSVDLNPDAVEYMVENIFLNKLRGKVIAVLSEARHFVNEFFLNKADRVLMPLPEKAFEFLDISVSALKPSGGFIHYQDFIQSKEEKEALKKTEEKVSEKLKELNINFQFSGGRIIKCIAPYKFQIALDIKVLSK; this comes from the coding sequence TTGCGAAAAAACAGAATTTTAGCTACTGTTGCTGAAAAAGTTCTTTCTAAAGAGGAAGCTAACACAATAATTAAAGGAATGGATATTATTGGAGATATAGCTATTTTAAAAATACCTTCAAATCTTGAAGGAAAAGAAACCATTATAGCTGAAGCATTGCTTAAAGAAGCACCTTATATAAAAACCGTTTTTATGCAAACTGCTCCAACAAAAGGGGATTACCGTCTTAAAGAATTAAAATGGCTTGCTGGAGAAAAAAAATCTGTTACTATTCATAAAGAGTATGGATGCTTATTTAAAGTTGATGTTCAAAAAGCTTTCTTTTCGCCTAGATTAAGTTTTGAAAGAAAAAGAATAGCTGAGTTTGTTAAAAATAACCCTGTAAACTCTAATGAAACAATAATAAATTTATTTGCTGGTGTAGGTTGTTTTTCAATTTTAATAGCTAAATTTAATCCCTTAGTTAAAGTTTTTTCAGTAGATTTAAATCCTGATGCAGTAGAATATATGGTAGAAAACATTTTTTTAAATAAGCTTCGAGGAAAAGTTATTGCAGTTCTAAGCGAAGCTAGACATTTTGTAAATGAATTCTTCTTGAATAAAGCTGATAGAGTTTTAATGCCTTTACCTGAAAAAGCTTTTGAATTTCTTGATATAAGCGTTTCAGCTTTAAAACCTTCTGGGGGCTTCATTCATTATCAAGATTTTATTCAATCTAAAGAGGAAAAGGAGGCTTTAAAAAAAACTGAAGAAAAAGTTTCAGAAAAACTTAAAGAATTAAATATTAATTTTCAATTTAGTGGAGGAAGAATCATTAAGTGTATTGCACCTTACAAGTTTCAAATAGCTTTAGATATTAAGGTTCTTTCAAAATAA